One stretch of Xiphophorus maculatus strain JP 163 A chromosome 19, X_maculatus-5.0-male, whole genome shotgun sequence DNA includes these proteins:
- the ktn1 gene encoding kinectin isoform X9: MAMDIYDSQYLLILAPTLVIALMFLFFWLFMKETSYDEVLARQKRDLKLPPTKPDSRKKNEKKKSKKKEAAGGGSGGGGGESEEDLRDFDLTDVIGSNVEAEEEPEPVVTPDPSPPAPAAEVSVSPETTSGLRERKKKEKKAAKAAAKAAAAAASNLEESEMNDSKPVSHKTETSPTSGKRMSPPPPQVETQVQVQAVQAPVQTQTPPQTSGKKKDRKKQKVESADVQQLEVKAEQAPAPSKKEAPSVAETKVLDGVNPTAVTGKKKNSAKKQKTEHVVEETHILGDASASNHQAAHNDDVPPKASGKKQKNETDKGNTEVKLKELLSGLSNLALSEAEAISVIALLREKNPSAVDAWHKSTARPDPAAQEREKLLVTLQEESSIAKDKVKQLSQELQLEKQKTGRMETMMREQRVAMEKELGGMQAKAQGSYQELQNMQKSFQQVREQLEAQITRLQQENGILRDAVSSATTQMESKNSAELNKLRSEYAGLMKELADNNSKLQQEEHQRKSLEVSYKQNVSQLEAQLQDAKRSWEELQNFLHNVNAEREKLQASKQELHSQLLAAESEMNNKNKELQTLHSNLNEAMLSKEQLERRVLELMEMSQRSVPDETVQAQVQELKNENKALQAQNEAQQSQNENLQAQISSQANHVSHIEELQKLLSEKELQRKSLEDSLNAERSSGANRETNMQTLHNENLSLKAEILNLQAQITEQKASQLALDQIQKSVQEKEENIKTVEGLLEKGLIEVANKEAKLKTVKEENVALRREIDDLNKKKEEQATSELKVEELQKKIQEKDVKLKSVEESLQAAQASSSTMEKTVETLRQQLSALQQELEKQRQKQQETASYGIKIQQLQSQLAAKDQEIQKLQTELEVKTKDLSEKVEQIQQQSISATPSPEFLAAFSEKESQVGNLQVELAELKDALELHRKKNNELREKNWSAMEALSATESMLQGKLSKAVKESQATLAQTQAECRDVLHRLLPHVPLPSEQNHQEWLQRFETAVAESLVAQARQASQESEELAEKLKEAEETQRILQKDCETYKKVLAETEGILQRLQSSVEEEESRWKVKLEQSQEDVRELRREKQHLESELERAENESATYVTEVRELKDLLTELQTRLDGSYTEAFRQNEELAVLKTQLSETLSRLEIEEKERQRVAGDLYKAQQSLEQIQSELTKLIENTALIENSSLSSQREEIDKKERITAGLNQTVREMQQLLNAISQQLAKGQQGEIEKDQQKV; this comes from the exons ATGGCGATGGATATCTACGACTCTCAGTACCTTCTCATCCTGGCCCCCACGCTGGTCATCGCCCTCATGTTCCTCTTCTTCTGGCTCTTCATGAAGGAAACCTCTTACGATGAGGTGCTGGCTCGGCAGAAGCGAGACCTCAAGCTGCCGCCGACCAAGCCAGACTCTCGTAAGAAGAacgaaaagaagaaaagcaagaagAAGGAAGCTGCCGGtgggggaagtggtggaggtggaggagagtCTGAAGAAGACCTGCGGGATTTTGACTTGACTGACGTCATTGGCTCTAACgtggaggcagaggaggaacCTGAACCTGTGGTTACCCCGGATCCATCCCCACCTGCACCTGCTGCCGAAGTTTCAGTCTCTCCAGAGACTACTTCGGGACTaagggagaggaagaaaaaggaaaagaaggcTGCCAAGGCTGCTgccaaagctgctgctgcagcagcttccaACCTAGAGGAGTCAGAAATGAACGACTCAAAACCAGTCAGCCACAAGACAGAGACGTCTCCAACTTCAGGCAAACGGATGAGCCCACCTCCTCCCCAGGTGGAGACACAGGTTCAGGTCCAAGCTGTTCAGGCTCCTGTTCAAACTCAAACTCCTCCCCAAACTTCTGGGAAGaagaaagacaggaagaagCAGAAAGTGGAGTCGG CAGATGTCCAGCAGCTTGAGGTGAAAGCAGAGCAAGCTCCAGCTCCAAGCAAAAAGGAAGCTCCTTCTGTGGCCGAAACCAAAGTTCTTGACGGTGTCAACCCGACTGCTGTCactggcaaaaagaaaaactctgccAAAAAGCAGAAGACAGAGCATg TAGTAGAGGAAACCCACATTTTGGGAGATGCATCAGCCTCCAACCACCAGGCAGCTCATAATGACGACGTACCACCTAAAGCATCTGGCAAGAAACAGAAGAATGAGACTGATAAAG GGAACACAGAAGTGAAACTGAAGGAGCTGCTTTCTGGTCTGTCCAACTTGGCTTTGTCAGAAGCGGAAGCTATCAGTGTGATCGCTCTCCTCCGAGAAAAGAACCCTTCTGCCGTGGATGCCTGGCACAAA TCCACAGCAAGGCCCGACCCGGCGGCccaggagagagagaaacttCTCGTAACTCTGCAGGAGGAATCCTCCATCGCCAAAGACAAAGTGAAGCAGCTCAGCCAG gAGCTTCAGcttgagaaacaaaaaactggcAGAATGGAGACCATGATGAGAGAACAGCGAGTCGCAATGGAGAAGGAGCTGGGCGGCATGCAGGCCAAAGCACAGGGCAGCTACCAGGAGCTACAGAATATGCAAAAATCG TTTCAGCAGGTGAGGGAGCAGTTGGAAGCCCAAATCACTAGGCTGCAGCAGGAGAACGGGATCCTGAGGGATGCTGTCAGCTCAGCCACCACTCAGATGGAGAGCAA GAATTCTGCAGAGCTGAACAAGCTGCGCTCCGAGTATGCCGGCCTGATGAAAGAACTGGCAGACAACAACAGCaagttgcagcaggaggaacaCCAGAGGAAGTCACTGGAGGTCAGCTACAAGCAGAACGTGTCCCAGCTGGAG GCCCAGTTACAGGATGCCAAGCGAAGCTGGGAAGAGTTACAGAACTTCCTCCACAATGTCAACGCTGAACGAGAGAAACTTCAGGCCTCTAAGCAAG agctTCACAGCCAACTTCTGGCAGCCGAGTCAGAgatgaacaacaaaaacaaggaacTCCAGACTCTACACAGCAACCTGAATGAGGCCATGCTCTCCAAAGAGCAGCTGGAGCGGAGGGTGTTGGAGCTAATGGAGATGTCCCAGCGCAGCGTGCCAGATGAAACTGTGCAGGCCCAGGTTCAG gaaCTTAAGAATGAGAACAAAGCTCTTCAGGCTCAGAACGAAGCACAACAATCCCAGAATGAGAACCTGCAGGCTCAGATCTCCTCACAG GCCAACCATGTGTCCCACATTGAGGAGCTACAGAAGCT GCTGTCTGAAAAGGAGCTGCAGCGGAAGAGTCTGGAGGATTCTCTGAATGCTGAGAGGAGCAGCGGAGCGAACAGAGAAACTAACATGCAG acTTTGCACAATGAGAACTTGTCGCTGAAGGCGGAGATTCTGAATCTGCAGGCACAGATTACTGAACAG AAAGCTTCCCAGCTGGCCTTGGACCAGATCCAGAAGAG TGTCCAAGAGAAAGAGGAGAACATAAAAACAGTTGAGGGACTGTTGGAGAAGGGGCTGATTGAAGTGGCCAACAAAGAGGCGAAGCTGAAG ACTGTGAAAGAAGAGAATGTAGCTCTAAGGCGTGAAATAGATGACCTTAATAAAAAGAAGGAGGAACAG GCTACATCAGAGTTGAAAGTGGAAGAACTCCAAAAAAA AATCcaagagaaagatgtgaagctgaAATCGGTGGAGGAGAGTCTACAAGCAGCACAAGCCAGCAGCTCCACCATGGAGAAGACGGTTGAG ACTCTACGGCAGCAGTTGTCTGCTCTTCAGCAGGAGTTGGAGAAGCAAAGACAGAAGCAGCAAGAGACAGCCAGTTATGGTATCAAGATTCAGCAACTCCAGTCTCA GTTAGCGGCAAAGGACCAGGAAATTCAGAAGCTTCAGACTGAGCTGGAGGTAAAGACAAAGGATCTGAGTGAGAAAGTGGAGCAGATACAACAGCAG TCCATCTCTGCAACACCAAGCCCTGAATTCCTCGCAGC GTTCTCTGAGAAGGAGAGTCAGGTGGGCAATCTGCAGGTGGAGCTGGCAGAGCTGAAGGACGCTTTGGAGCTtcacagaaaaaagaacaac GAGCTTCGGGAGAAAAACTGGAGTGCAATGGAGGCTCTGTCAGCCACCGAGTCCATGCTTCAAGGAAAACTCAGCAAAGCTGTCAAG GAAAGCCAAGCAACGCTGGCACAAACCCAAGCCGAGTGTCGAGATGTTCTGCACAGACTTCTGCCCCACGTGCCTCTGCCCTCTGAACAG AACCATCAGGAGTGGTTACAGAGGTTCGAGACTGCAGTGGCTGAAAGCTTGGTCGCACAGGCTAGACAAGCGTCACAGGAGTCAGAG GAATTAGCTGAGAAACTGAAAGAAGCAGAGGAAACCCAAAGAATTTTACAGAAGGACTGTGAGACGTACAAGAAGGTTTTGGCAGAGACG GAGGGCATCCTGCAGCGCCTGCAAAGCAGCGTCGAGGAGGAGGAGTCTCGCTGGAAAGTTAAGCTGGAACAATCGCAGGAAGATGTCAGAGAG CTAAGAAGAGAGAAGCAGCACTTGGAGTCCGAGTTGGAGAGGGCAGAGAATGAGAGCGCTACGTATGTGACAGAAGTGAGAGAG CTCAAAGATCTGTTGACTGAATTGCAGACCAGACTTGATGGCTCATATACAGAGGCTTTCAGACAGAATGAGGAGCTGGCTGTG
- the ktn1 gene encoding kinectin isoform X7, translated as MAMDIYDSQYLLILAPTLVIALMFLFFWLFMKETSYDEVLARQKRDLKLPPTKPDSRKKNEKKKSKKKEAAGGGSGGGGGESEEDLRDFDLTDVIGSNVEAEEEPEPVVTPDPSPPAPAAEVSVSPETTSGLRERKKKEKKAAKAAAKAAAAAASNLEESEMNDSKPVSHKTETSPTSGKRMSPPPPQVETQVQVQAVQAPVQTQTPPQTSGKKKDRKKQKVESADVQQLEVKAEQAPAPSKKEAPSVAETKVLDGVNPTAVTGKKKNSAKKQKTEHVVEETHILGDASASNHQAAHNDDVPPKASGKKQKNETDKAGNTEVKLKELLSGLSNLALSEAEAISVIALLREKNPSAVDAWHKSTARPDPAAQEREKLLVTLQEESSIAKDKVKQLSQELQLEKQKTGRMETMMREQRVAMEKELGGMQAKAQGSYQELQNMQKSFQQVREQLEAQITRLQQENGILRDAVSSATTQMESKNSAELNKLRSEYAGLMKELADNNSKLQQEEHQRKSLEVSYKQNVSQLEAQLQDAKRSWEELQNFLHNVNAEREKLQASKQELHSQLLAAESEMNNKNKELQTLHSNLNEAMLSKEQLERRVLELMEMSQRSVPDETVQAQVQELKNENKALQAQNEAQQSQNENLQAQISSQANHVSHIEELQKLLSEKELQRKSLEDSLNAERSSGANRETNMQTLHNENLSLKAEILNLQAQITEQKASQLALDQIQKSVQEKEENIKTVEGLLEKGLIEVANKEAKLKTVKEENVALRREIDDLNKKKEEQATSELKVEELQKKIQEKDVKLKSVEESLQAAQASSSTMEKTVETLRQQLSALQQELEKQRQKQQETASYGIKIQQLQSQLAAKDQEIQKLQTELEVKTKDLSEKVEQIQQQQSISATPSPEFLAAFSEKESQVGNLQVELAELKDALELHRKKNNESQATLAQTQAECRDVLHRLLPHVPLPSEQNHQEWLQRFETAVAESLVAQARQASQESEELAEKLKEAEETQRILQKDCETYKKVLAETEGILQRLQSSVEEEESRWKVKLEQSQEDVRELRREKQHLESELERAENESATYVTEVRELKDLLTELQTRLDGSYTEAFRQNEELAVLKTQLSETLSRLEIEEKERQRVAGDLYKAQQSLEQIQSELTKLIENTALIENSSLSSQREEIDKKERITAGLNQTVREMQQLLNAISQQLAKGQQGEIEKDQQKV; from the exons ATGGCGATGGATATCTACGACTCTCAGTACCTTCTCATCCTGGCCCCCACGCTGGTCATCGCCCTCATGTTCCTCTTCTTCTGGCTCTTCATGAAGGAAACCTCTTACGATGAGGTGCTGGCTCGGCAGAAGCGAGACCTCAAGCTGCCGCCGACCAAGCCAGACTCTCGTAAGAAGAacgaaaagaagaaaagcaagaagAAGGAAGCTGCCGGtgggggaagtggtggaggtggaggagagtCTGAAGAAGACCTGCGGGATTTTGACTTGACTGACGTCATTGGCTCTAACgtggaggcagaggaggaacCTGAACCTGTGGTTACCCCGGATCCATCCCCACCTGCACCTGCTGCCGAAGTTTCAGTCTCTCCAGAGACTACTTCGGGACTaagggagaggaagaaaaaggaaaagaaggcTGCCAAGGCTGCTgccaaagctgctgctgcagcagcttccaACCTAGAGGAGTCAGAAATGAACGACTCAAAACCAGTCAGCCACAAGACAGAGACGTCTCCAACTTCAGGCAAACGGATGAGCCCACCTCCTCCCCAGGTGGAGACACAGGTTCAGGTCCAAGCTGTTCAGGCTCCTGTTCAAACTCAAACTCCTCCCCAAACTTCTGGGAAGaagaaagacaggaagaagCAGAAAGTGGAGTCGG CAGATGTCCAGCAGCTTGAGGTGAAAGCAGAGCAAGCTCCAGCTCCAAGCAAAAAGGAAGCTCCTTCTGTGGCCGAAACCAAAGTTCTTGACGGTGTCAACCCGACTGCTGTCactggcaaaaagaaaaactctgccAAAAAGCAGAAGACAGAGCATg TAGTAGAGGAAACCCACATTTTGGGAGATGCATCAGCCTCCAACCACCAGGCAGCTCATAATGACGACGTACCACCTAAAGCATCTGGCAAGAAACAGAAGAATGAGACTGATAAAG CAGGGAACACAGAAGTGAAACTGAAGGAGCTGCTTTCTGGTCTGTCCAACTTGGCTTTGTCAGAAGCGGAAGCTATCAGTGTGATCGCTCTCCTCCGAGAAAAGAACCCTTCTGCCGTGGATGCCTGGCACAAA TCCACAGCAAGGCCCGACCCGGCGGCccaggagagagagaaacttCTCGTAACTCTGCAGGAGGAATCCTCCATCGCCAAAGACAAAGTGAAGCAGCTCAGCCAG gAGCTTCAGcttgagaaacaaaaaactggcAGAATGGAGACCATGATGAGAGAACAGCGAGTCGCAATGGAGAAGGAGCTGGGCGGCATGCAGGCCAAAGCACAGGGCAGCTACCAGGAGCTACAGAATATGCAAAAATCG TTTCAGCAGGTGAGGGAGCAGTTGGAAGCCCAAATCACTAGGCTGCAGCAGGAGAACGGGATCCTGAGGGATGCTGTCAGCTCAGCCACCACTCAGATGGAGAGCAA GAATTCTGCAGAGCTGAACAAGCTGCGCTCCGAGTATGCCGGCCTGATGAAAGAACTGGCAGACAACAACAGCaagttgcagcaggaggaacaCCAGAGGAAGTCACTGGAGGTCAGCTACAAGCAGAACGTGTCCCAGCTGGAG GCCCAGTTACAGGATGCCAAGCGAAGCTGGGAAGAGTTACAGAACTTCCTCCACAATGTCAACGCTGAACGAGAGAAACTTCAGGCCTCTAAGCAAG agctTCACAGCCAACTTCTGGCAGCCGAGTCAGAgatgaacaacaaaaacaaggaacTCCAGACTCTACACAGCAACCTGAATGAGGCCATGCTCTCCAAAGAGCAGCTGGAGCGGAGGGTGTTGGAGCTAATGGAGATGTCCCAGCGCAGCGTGCCAGATGAAACTGTGCAGGCCCAGGTTCAG gaaCTTAAGAATGAGAACAAAGCTCTTCAGGCTCAGAACGAAGCACAACAATCCCAGAATGAGAACCTGCAGGCTCAGATCTCCTCACAG GCCAACCATGTGTCCCACATTGAGGAGCTACAGAAGCT GCTGTCTGAAAAGGAGCTGCAGCGGAAGAGTCTGGAGGATTCTCTGAATGCTGAGAGGAGCAGCGGAGCGAACAGAGAAACTAACATGCAG acTTTGCACAATGAGAACTTGTCGCTGAAGGCGGAGATTCTGAATCTGCAGGCACAGATTACTGAACAG AAAGCTTCCCAGCTGGCCTTGGACCAGATCCAGAAGAG TGTCCAAGAGAAAGAGGAGAACATAAAAACAGTTGAGGGACTGTTGGAGAAGGGGCTGATTGAAGTGGCCAACAAAGAGGCGAAGCTGAAG ACTGTGAAAGAAGAGAATGTAGCTCTAAGGCGTGAAATAGATGACCTTAATAAAAAGAAGGAGGAACAG GCTACATCAGAGTTGAAAGTGGAAGAACTCCAAAAAAA AATCcaagagaaagatgtgaagctgaAATCGGTGGAGGAGAGTCTACAAGCAGCACAAGCCAGCAGCTCCACCATGGAGAAGACGGTTGAG ACTCTACGGCAGCAGTTGTCTGCTCTTCAGCAGGAGTTGGAGAAGCAAAGACAGAAGCAGCAAGAGACAGCCAGTTATGGTATCAAGATTCAGCAACTCCAGTCTCA GTTAGCGGCAAAGGACCAGGAAATTCAGAAGCTTCAGACTGAGCTGGAGGTAAAGACAAAGGATCTGAGTGAGAAAGTGGAGCAGATACAACAGCAG CAGTCCATCTCTGCAACACCAAGCCCTGAATTCCTCGCAGC GTTCTCTGAGAAGGAGAGTCAGGTGGGCAATCTGCAGGTGGAGCTGGCAGAGCTGAAGGACGCTTTGGAGCTtcacagaaaaaagaacaac GAAAGCCAAGCAACGCTGGCACAAACCCAAGCCGAGTGTCGAGATGTTCTGCACAGACTTCTGCCCCACGTGCCTCTGCCCTCTGAACAG AACCATCAGGAGTGGTTACAGAGGTTCGAGACTGCAGTGGCTGAAAGCTTGGTCGCACAGGCTAGACAAGCGTCACAGGAGTCAGAG GAATTAGCTGAGAAACTGAAAGAAGCAGAGGAAACCCAAAGAATTTTACAGAAGGACTGTGAGACGTACAAGAAGGTTTTGGCAGAGACG GAGGGCATCCTGCAGCGCCTGCAAAGCAGCGTCGAGGAGGAGGAGTCTCGCTGGAAAGTTAAGCTGGAACAATCGCAGGAAGATGTCAGAGAG CTAAGAAGAGAGAAGCAGCACTTGGAGTCCGAGTTGGAGAGGGCAGAGAATGAGAGCGCTACGTATGTGACAGAAGTGAGAGAG CTCAAAGATCTGTTGACTGAATTGCAGACCAGACTTGATGGCTCATATACAGAGGCTTTCAGACAGAATGAGGAGCTGGCTGTG
- the ktn1 gene encoding kinectin isoform X4: protein MAMDIYDSQYLLILAPTLVIALMFLFFWLFMKETSYDEVLARQKRDLKLPPTKPDSRKKNEKKKSKKKEAAGGGSGGGGGESEEDLRDFDLTDVIGSNVEAEEEPEPVVTPDPSPPAPAAEVSVSPETTSGLRERKKKEKKAAKAAAKAAAAAASNLEESEMNDSKPVSHKTETSPTSGKRMSPPPPQVETQVQVQAVQAPVQTQTPPQTSGKKKDRKKQKVESADVQQLEVKAEQAPAPSKKEAPSVAETKVLDGVNPTAVTGKKKNSAKKQKTEHVEETHILGDASASNHQAAHNDDVPPKASGKKQKNETDKAGNTEVKLKELLSGLSNLALSEAEAISVIALLREKNPSAVDAWHKSTARPDPAAQEREKLLVTLQEESSIAKDKVKQLSQELQLEKQKTGRMETMMREQRVAMEKELGGMQAKAQGSYQELQNMQKSFQQVREQLEAQITRLQQENGILRDAVSSATTQMESKNSAELNKLRSEYAGLMKELADNNSKLQQEEHQRKSLEVSYKQNVSQLEAQLQDAKRSWEELQNFLHNVNAEREKLQASKQELHSQLLAAESEMNNKNKELQTLHSNLNEAMLSKEQLERRVLELMEMSQRSVPDETVQAQVQELKNENKALQAQNEAQQSQNENLQAQISSQANHVSHIEELQKLLSEKELQRKSLEDSLNAERSSGANRETNMQTLHNENLSLKAEILNLQAQITEQKASQLALDQIQKSVQEKEENIKTVEGLLEKGLIEVANKEAKLKTVKEENVALRREIDDLNKKKEEQATSELKVEELQKKIQEKDVKLKSVEESLQAAQASSSTMEKTVETLRQQLSALQQELEKQRQKQQETASYGIKIQQLQSQLAAKDQEIQKLQTELEVKTKDLSEKVEQIQQQQSISATPSPEFLAAFSEKESQVGNLQVELAELKDALELHRKKNNELREKNWSAMEALSATESMLQGKLSKAVKESQATLAQTQAECRDVLHRLLPHVPLPSEQNHQEWLQRFETAVAESLVAQARQASQESEELAEKLKEAEETQRILQKDCETYKKVLAETEGILQRLQSSVEEEESRWKVKLEQSQEDVRELRREKQHLESELERAENESATYVTEVRELKDLLTELQTRLDGSYTEAFRQNEELAVLKTQLSETLSRLEIEEKERQRVAGDLYKAQQSLEQIQSELTKLIENTALIENSSLSSQREEIDKKERITAGLNQTVREMQQLLNAISQQLAKGQQGEIEKDQQKV from the exons ATGGCGATGGATATCTACGACTCTCAGTACCTTCTCATCCTGGCCCCCACGCTGGTCATCGCCCTCATGTTCCTCTTCTTCTGGCTCTTCATGAAGGAAACCTCTTACGATGAGGTGCTGGCTCGGCAGAAGCGAGACCTCAAGCTGCCGCCGACCAAGCCAGACTCTCGTAAGAAGAacgaaaagaagaaaagcaagaagAAGGAAGCTGCCGGtgggggaagtggtggaggtggaggagagtCTGAAGAAGACCTGCGGGATTTTGACTTGACTGACGTCATTGGCTCTAACgtggaggcagaggaggaacCTGAACCTGTGGTTACCCCGGATCCATCCCCACCTGCACCTGCTGCCGAAGTTTCAGTCTCTCCAGAGACTACTTCGGGACTaagggagaggaagaaaaaggaaaagaaggcTGCCAAGGCTGCTgccaaagctgctgctgcagcagcttccaACCTAGAGGAGTCAGAAATGAACGACTCAAAACCAGTCAGCCACAAGACAGAGACGTCTCCAACTTCAGGCAAACGGATGAGCCCACCTCCTCCCCAGGTGGAGACACAGGTTCAGGTCCAAGCTGTTCAGGCTCCTGTTCAAACTCAAACTCCTCCCCAAACTTCTGGGAAGaagaaagacaggaagaagCAGAAAGTGGAGTCGG CAGATGTCCAGCAGCTTGAGGTGAAAGCAGAGCAAGCTCCAGCTCCAAGCAAAAAGGAAGCTCCTTCTGTGGCCGAAACCAAAGTTCTTGACGGTGTCAACCCGACTGCTGTCactggcaaaaagaaaaactctgccAAAAAGCAGAAGACAGAGCATg TAGAGGAAACCCACATTTTGGGAGATGCATCAGCCTCCAACCACCAGGCAGCTCATAATGACGACGTACCACCTAAAGCATCTGGCAAGAAACAGAAGAATGAGACTGATAAAG CAGGGAACACAGAAGTGAAACTGAAGGAGCTGCTTTCTGGTCTGTCCAACTTGGCTTTGTCAGAAGCGGAAGCTATCAGTGTGATCGCTCTCCTCCGAGAAAAGAACCCTTCTGCCGTGGATGCCTGGCACAAA TCCACAGCAAGGCCCGACCCGGCGGCccaggagagagagaaacttCTCGTAACTCTGCAGGAGGAATCCTCCATCGCCAAAGACAAAGTGAAGCAGCTCAGCCAG gAGCTTCAGcttgagaaacaaaaaactggcAGAATGGAGACCATGATGAGAGAACAGCGAGTCGCAATGGAGAAGGAGCTGGGCGGCATGCAGGCCAAAGCACAGGGCAGCTACCAGGAGCTACAGAATATGCAAAAATCG TTTCAGCAGGTGAGGGAGCAGTTGGAAGCCCAAATCACTAGGCTGCAGCAGGAGAACGGGATCCTGAGGGATGCTGTCAGCTCAGCCACCACTCAGATGGAGAGCAA GAATTCTGCAGAGCTGAACAAGCTGCGCTCCGAGTATGCCGGCCTGATGAAAGAACTGGCAGACAACAACAGCaagttgcagcaggaggaacaCCAGAGGAAGTCACTGGAGGTCAGCTACAAGCAGAACGTGTCCCAGCTGGAG GCCCAGTTACAGGATGCCAAGCGAAGCTGGGAAGAGTTACAGAACTTCCTCCACAATGTCAACGCTGAACGAGAGAAACTTCAGGCCTCTAAGCAAG agctTCACAGCCAACTTCTGGCAGCCGAGTCAGAgatgaacaacaaaaacaaggaacTCCAGACTCTACACAGCAACCTGAATGAGGCCATGCTCTCCAAAGAGCAGCTGGAGCGGAGGGTGTTGGAGCTAATGGAGATGTCCCAGCGCAGCGTGCCAGATGAAACTGTGCAGGCCCAGGTTCAG gaaCTTAAGAATGAGAACAAAGCTCTTCAGGCTCAGAACGAAGCACAACAATCCCAGAATGAGAACCTGCAGGCTCAGATCTCCTCACAG GCCAACCATGTGTCCCACATTGAGGAGCTACAGAAGCT GCTGTCTGAAAAGGAGCTGCAGCGGAAGAGTCTGGAGGATTCTCTGAATGCTGAGAGGAGCAGCGGAGCGAACAGAGAAACTAACATGCAG acTTTGCACAATGAGAACTTGTCGCTGAAGGCGGAGATTCTGAATCTGCAGGCACAGATTACTGAACAG AAAGCTTCCCAGCTGGCCTTGGACCAGATCCAGAAGAG TGTCCAAGAGAAAGAGGAGAACATAAAAACAGTTGAGGGACTGTTGGAGAAGGGGCTGATTGAAGTGGCCAACAAAGAGGCGAAGCTGAAG ACTGTGAAAGAAGAGAATGTAGCTCTAAGGCGTGAAATAGATGACCTTAATAAAAAGAAGGAGGAACAG GCTACATCAGAGTTGAAAGTGGAAGAACTCCAAAAAAA AATCcaagagaaagatgtgaagctgaAATCGGTGGAGGAGAGTCTACAAGCAGCACAAGCCAGCAGCTCCACCATGGAGAAGACGGTTGAG ACTCTACGGCAGCAGTTGTCTGCTCTTCAGCAGGAGTTGGAGAAGCAAAGACAGAAGCAGCAAGAGACAGCCAGTTATGGTATCAAGATTCAGCAACTCCAGTCTCA GTTAGCGGCAAAGGACCAGGAAATTCAGAAGCTTCAGACTGAGCTGGAGGTAAAGACAAAGGATCTGAGTGAGAAAGTGGAGCAGATACAACAGCAG CAGTCCATCTCTGCAACACCAAGCCCTGAATTCCTCGCAGC GTTCTCTGAGAAGGAGAGTCAGGTGGGCAATCTGCAGGTGGAGCTGGCAGAGCTGAAGGACGCTTTGGAGCTtcacagaaaaaagaacaac GAGCTTCGGGAGAAAAACTGGAGTGCAATGGAGGCTCTGTCAGCCACCGAGTCCATGCTTCAAGGAAAACTCAGCAAAGCTGTCAAG GAAAGCCAAGCAACGCTGGCACAAACCCAAGCCGAGTGTCGAGATGTTCTGCACAGACTTCTGCCCCACGTGCCTCTGCCCTCTGAACAG AACCATCAGGAGTGGTTACAGAGGTTCGAGACTGCAGTGGCTGAAAGCTTGGTCGCACAGGCTAGACAAGCGTCACAGGAGTCAGAG GAATTAGCTGAGAAACTGAAAGAAGCAGAGGAAACCCAAAGAATTTTACAGAAGGACTGTGAGACGTACAAGAAGGTTTTGGCAGAGACG GAGGGCATCCTGCAGCGCCTGCAAAGCAGCGTCGAGGAGGAGGAGTCTCGCTGGAAAGTTAAGCTGGAACAATCGCAGGAAGATGTCAGAGAG CTAAGAAGAGAGAAGCAGCACTTGGAGTCCGAGTTGGAGAGGGCAGAGAATGAGAGCGCTACGTATGTGACAGAAGTGAGAGAG CTCAAAGATCTGTTGACTGAATTGCAGACCAGACTTGATGGCTCATATACAGAGGCTTTCAGACAGAATGAGGAGCTGGCTGTG